A genomic window from Candidatus Nitrosoglobus terrae includes:
- a CDS encoding NfeD family protein, whose translation MWTWLIIAGVLIVLEMLTGTFAMLFAGGGALLAALLVFLGIDSLTLEVGVFAMGSLLGMAVAAKHLGKKNKLPPALAPESQGQTVVVVGLPNIHGDLRVRYRGSEWSGRLLHRDIPVKEGDLLVIVGQEGSILILDQVD comes from the coding sequence ATGTGGACCTGGTTAATTATTGCTGGGGTACTGATAGTACTGGAAATGTTGACCGGTACTTTTGCGATGTTGTTTGCTGGCGGTGGAGCATTACTAGCGGCCTTATTGGTTTTTTTAGGAATTGATAGCCTTACCCTTGAAGTGGGAGTATTTGCCATGGGTAGCTTGCTGGGGATGGCAGTAGCGGCAAAGCATCTTGGAAAGAAAAATAAATTACCTCCTGCTTTAGCACCAGAAAGCCAAGGACAAACAGTGGTGGTCGTAGGGTTGCCTAATATTCATGGAGATCTACGAGTGAGATATCGAGGCTCTGAATGGTCGGGGCGGCTGTTACATCGAGATATACCGGTAAAGGAGGGCGATCTATTGGTGATCGTAGGACAGGAAGGATCAATCTTAATACTAGATCAAGTAGACTGA
- a CDS encoding SPFH domain-containing protein, protein MIITGGLIFSAVLAVFVIILLVLSIRVVPQQAVFVVERLGRYRDSLLAGLHILIPFVDRIAYRHTLKEIPYDVRPQTCITQDNTQVKIDGILYFQVTDPRQASYGTSNLEQAIEQLAKTTLRSEVGKRALDRLLEDRETINRSVVAVLDEACVTWGVKVLRYEIKDILPPESVLRSMQLQITAEREKRAKIAESEGERQKEINLAEGGKQAAIAASEGSMTAAINQAKGQAESMRMVAQATAQAIEMVAKAISAPGGIEAVNLKVAEQYVAAFANMAKQGNTLIVPGNMADISSLVASALKVVQATNPKN, encoded by the coding sequence ATGATCATAACTGGCGGGCTTATATTTTCTGCTGTATTGGCGGTGTTTGTGATTATCCTGTTAGTCCTTTCTATACGGGTGGTGCCCCAACAGGCCGTATTTGTAGTGGAACGTTTAGGACGTTATCGTGATAGCTTGTTGGCCGGCTTGCATATTTTGATTCCGTTTGTTGATCGGATTGCTTATCGACATACGTTAAAAGAAATCCCCTATGACGTGAGGCCGCAGACGTGTATTACCCAGGACAATACTCAGGTAAAGATTGACGGCATTTTATATTTTCAGGTAACAGATCCTAGGCAAGCCTCTTATGGCACTTCTAATTTAGAGCAAGCTATTGAGCAGCTAGCAAAAACTACTTTACGCTCTGAGGTAGGAAAACGAGCATTGGATCGGTTACTAGAAGATCGAGAGACGATCAATCGATCTGTAGTAGCGGTGTTGGATGAGGCGTGCGTGACTTGGGGGGTCAAGGTACTTCGTTATGAAATTAAAGATATTCTGCCTCCTGAATCGGTGTTACGTTCTATGCAATTGCAGATTACAGCTGAACGAGAGAAACGGGCGAAAATCGCTGAGTCGGAAGGAGAGCGCCAGAAGGAAATTAATCTAGCAGAAGGCGGAAAACAGGCCGCTATCGCAGCCTCTGAAGGATCTATGACCGCAGCGATTAATCAGGCAAAAGGACAAGCTGAGTCTATGCGAATGGTGGCTCAGGCGACTGCTCAAGCTATTGAGATGGTGGCTAAGGCAATTTCGGCTCCTGGCGGGATAGAAGCGGTCAATCTAAAAGTTGCTGAGCAGTATGTAGCCGCTTTTGCTAATATGGCTAAACAAGGGAATACCCTAATCGTACCGGGAAATATGGCCGATATATCTTCTTTAGTAGCCTCTGCCTTAAAAGTAGTACAGGCGACTAACCCTAAAAATTAG
- a CDS encoding class I SAM-dependent methyltransferase, with protein MQKTPLMHNQTIIDQFSQQAIPFAELPGHSQAMQILIEMSDVSGADTVLDVACGPGLVACEFALYADHVTGIDITSQMIEQAKKRQQEKSLTNLTWQIGDVLPLPFPDSQFSIVLTRYTFHHFLNPRAVLNEMIRVCQPGGRVIIVDVVQRPENVEAFDQLEKLRDPSHVHALTFHEINAIIADSGLVNIKTTRYKFEEGLEQLLKASFPNLGDEEKIREIFRLDLELNRRGINAHLRGSEIHFAFPILAIAGSKTVRDG; from the coding sequence ATGCAGAAAACGCCATTAATGCACAACCAAACGATCATTGATCAGTTTTCACAGCAAGCTATCCCTTTTGCTGAATTACCTGGGCATTCTCAGGCTATGCAAATACTGATTGAAATGTCGGATGTATCAGGTGCGGATACTGTTCTTGACGTTGCCTGTGGTCCTGGGCTTGTTGCCTGCGAATTTGCCCTCTATGCAGATCATGTTACGGGTATTGACATTACCTCGCAAATGATCGAGCAGGCTAAAAAACGCCAGCAAGAAAAAAGTCTAACCAATCTTACATGGCAGATTGGGGATGTTTTACCGTTGCCGTTTCCAGATTCGCAATTCTCTATTGTGTTAACGCGCTATACGTTCCATCATTTTCTTAACCCAAGAGCCGTTCTAAATGAAATGATTCGGGTATGCCAGCCGGGTGGTAGGGTTATTATTGTTGATGTGGTGCAGCGCCCGGAAAATGTTGAGGCTTTTGATCAACTAGAGAAACTTCGAGATCCTTCCCATGTCCATGCCCTCACATTCCATGAGATAAATGCTATTATCGCCGATTCTGGGCTTGTAAATATTAAAACTACTCGATATAAATTTGAAGAAGGGCTTGAACAGCTATTAAAAGCTTCGTTTCCAAATCTAGGCGACGAGGAAAAAATTCGTGAAATATTCAGGTTAGATCTTGAGCTTAATCGCAGGGGAATTAATGCGCATCTGCGAGGTAGTGAAATCCATTTTGCTTTTCCTATTTTAGCCATAGCCGGTAGCAAAACTGTAAGAGATGGCTAA
- a CDS encoding glutaredoxin family protein: MDTNLQLILYHTAGCHLCDEAREIIAQVPKITVEEVEIGDDSELIKHYGTRIPVLMQPDLGSVLDWPFTVDTVTQWINRY, translated from the coding sequence ATGGATACTAATCTGCAGCTTATTCTCTACCACACTGCCGGTTGTCATTTATGTGATGAGGCGCGGGAAATTATAGCCCAAGTTCCTAAAATTACTGTTGAAGAGGTGGAAATTGGGGACGATTCTGAACTTATCAAGCATTACGGGACTCGCATTCCAGTGCTCATGCAACCAGATTTAGGATCAGTGCTAGATTGGCCTTTTACGGTTGATACCGTTACCCAATGGATCAACCGTTACTAA
- the nfi gene encoding deoxyribonuclease V (cleaves DNA at apurinic or apyrimidinic sites), whose amino-acid sequence MSKQLNYCNSHPWNLSPSEAIALQRKLSAQVITEDRLDPVQTVAGVDVGFEDRDSITRAAVVVLRFDDLSFIEQTVARQPTCSRYIPGLLSFRECPAILAALAQLTVTPDLIFCDGQGIAHPRRFGIACHLGVLTNLPSIGVGKSRLVGRHEPVPEMRGSWVPLIDKEETIGAVLRTRSGVSPIFVSPGHRISLTTAIDYVMACTTRYRLPETTRNADKLASSK is encoded by the coding sequence ATGAGTAAACAATTAAACTATTGCAATTCTCACCCTTGGAATCTTTCTCCCAGTGAGGCTATAGCTTTGCAGCGGAAACTGTCAGCTCAAGTCATTACAGAAGATCGTTTGGATCCCGTACAAACTGTTGCTGGGGTTGATGTTGGTTTTGAGGATCGAGATAGTATCACCCGAGCTGCGGTAGTAGTGTTACGTTTTGATGATCTAAGCTTCATTGAACAGACGGTTGCCAGACAGCCTACGTGTTCTCGTTATATTCCCGGTTTGTTATCTTTTCGTGAGTGCCCAGCGATATTAGCAGCTTTGGCGCAATTAACGGTGACTCCAGATCTCATATTCTGCGATGGGCAGGGAATAGCCCATCCTCGTCGCTTTGGTATTGCTTGCCATCTGGGAGTATTGACTAATTTACCCAGTATTGGCGTAGGTAAGTCTCGTTTGGTGGGTCGACATGAGCCAGTGCCAGAGATGAGGGGAAGTTGGGTACCGTTAATCGATAAGGAGGAAACTATTGGTGCAGTATTACGGACTCGATCTGGAGTAAGTCCAATTTTTGTCTCACCAGGTCATAGGATTAGTTTGACTACCGCCATTGATTATGTGATGGCTTGTACCACCCGCTATCGGTTGCCGGAAACTACCCGTAACGCTGATAAATTAGCCAGTAGTAAATAA
- a CDS encoding ATP-binding cassette domain-containing protein, with protein MTHLSKYFGKIEAVKDLSFPIRAGSIAALLGGNGAGKTTTLAMMLGLLLPSHGDIHLLGENMLRQRWRVRYFYLLLANLSALRVVSGNR; from the coding sequence GTGACCCATCTTAGCAAATATTTTGGCAAAATAGAGGCAGTTAAGGATCTCAGTTTCCCGATCCGCGCTGGATCTATAGCGGCTTTGTTAGGCGGTAATGGTGCAGGGAAAACTACAACGCTGGCTATGATGCTAGGATTATTATTGCCCAGCCATGGCGATATCCATCTACTAGGCGAGAATATGTTACGTCAGCGTTGGAGAGTAAGATATTTTTATTTACTACTGGCTAATTTATCAGCGTTACGGGTAGTTTCCGGCAACCGATAG
- the rlmB gene encoding 23S rRNA (guanosine(2251)-2'-O)-methyltransferase RlmB, translating to MRRKRKFENPQQFSPHVDEDQFDGELRYGLHVVRAVLEQPATQIIALWLDKSRINKGLQEIADLAHKRDLAPLLVNREDLDILAPGACHQGVIIRCLMQPAFTERGLFTLLANLKAPPFLLILDGVEDPHNLGACLRTAEAAGVHAVIAPKDRAVGLTPVVRKVSSGAAERIPFIEVTNLARLIDQLRTQGLWLVGAVIDEGESLYKIDLHGPLGLVLGAEDRGLRRLTREYCDHLAHIPMYGTVGSLNVSVAAGVCLFEAQRQRIFSLS from the coding sequence GTGCGCAGGAAACGTAAATTTGAAAATCCTCAGCAATTTTCTCCTCATGTAGATGAAGATCAGTTTGATGGTGAACTACGATATGGGCTACATGTAGTTCGTGCTGTTTTGGAACAACCCGCAACCCAGATTATAGCCCTTTGGCTAGATAAAAGCCGAATAAATAAGGGGCTACAAGAGATTGCTGATCTTGCCCATAAACGGGATCTTGCTCCGCTGCTAGTAAATCGAGAGGATTTAGATATTTTAGCCCCTGGTGCTTGCCATCAAGGTGTGATTATCCGCTGCTTAATGCAGCCAGCGTTTACCGAAAGAGGATTATTTACCCTTTTAGCTAACCTGAAAGCGCCTCCTTTTTTACTTATCTTAGATGGGGTTGAAGATCCTCACAACTTGGGGGCTTGTTTACGTACGGCAGAAGCAGCCGGGGTCCATGCAGTAATTGCACCTAAAGATCGAGCAGTAGGTTTAACCCCTGTAGTGCGTAAAGTGTCCAGCGGCGCTGCAGAGCGAATCCCTTTTATAGAGGTTACTAATTTAGCTCGATTAATAGATCAGTTACGTACTCAGGGATTATGGCTAGTAGGGGCAGTGATTGATGAAGGAGAAAGCCTCTATAAGATAGATCTTCATGGCCCGTTAGGTTTGGTGTTAGGTGCTGAAGATCGGGGTCTGCGACGACTAACACGAGAATATTGCGATCATTTAGCCCATATCCCCATGTATGGAACAGTAGGTAGCTTAAATGTTTCCGTTGCCGCTGGTGTATGCCTTTTTGAAGCACAGCGTCAACGCATTTTTAGCCTTAGCTAG
- the rpsF gene encoding 30S ribosomal protein S6: protein MRHYEVVFLVHPDQSEQLPAMIERYRQMIEGDGGHIHRLEDWGRRQLAYPIQKIHKAHYVLMNIECTSAALEELTSAFRFNDAVLRDMVIRREEAITELSLIKKDESGGRPYDSSRSDRHRYRDETDSAAEEEGDNQDRGTHVA from the coding sequence GTGCGACATTATGAAGTTGTATTTTTAGTTCACCCAGATCAAAGCGAGCAGCTCCCTGCAATGATAGAGCGCTACCGGCAAATGATTGAGGGTGATGGCGGCCATATTCACCGATTGGAAGACTGGGGGCGGCGCCAACTGGCTTACCCAATACAAAAGATTCACAAAGCCCATTATGTCTTGATGAATATCGAGTGTACATCAGCCGCACTTGAGGAGCTTACTAGCGCTTTCCGCTTCAATGACGCGGTACTGCGAGATATGGTCATTCGACGAGAGGAGGCTATTACTGAACTTTCTCTAATCAAAAAAGATGAGTCAGGGGGGCGTCCTTATGATAGCTCACGATCCGATCGTCATAGGTATAGAGATGAGACAGATTCAGCGGCTGAGGAAGAAGGTGATAATCAGGATAGAGGTACTCATGTAGCGTAA
- the rpsR gene encoding 30S ribosomal protein S18, translating to MAQYFRRKKFCRFTADGVKEIDYKDLVTLREYITETGRIVPSRIIGTKAKYQRQLSRAIKRARYLALLPYCDRH from the coding sequence ATGGCGCAATATTTTCGGCGTAAAAAGTTTTGTCGCTTTACTGCCGATGGAGTTAAAGAAATTGATTATAAAGATCTTGTCACTCTTAGAGAGTATATTACTGAGACAGGTAGGATTGTTCCAAGCCGAATTATTGGTACTAAAGCTAAATATCAGCGGCAGTTATCTCGGGCGATCAAGCGAGCTCGCTATTTAGCATTACTCCCTTATTGTGATCGTCATTAA
- the rplI gene encoding 50S ribosomal protein L9, whose translation MEVILLEQMPNLGKLGEKVAVKAGYARNYLIPRRKAVIATKDNDLYFESRRAELEKAAAESVMAAEKRKQALIALGSVTITAKVGVEGKLFGSVGAADITNALTRAGFEIDKKEIRLPYGSLRQIGEYELEVHLYSGIIAPIKVVVAGEE comes from the coding sequence ATGGAAGTAATATTATTAGAGCAAATGCCAAATCTGGGAAAATTAGGGGAGAAGGTAGCAGTAAAAGCTGGCTACGCTCGGAATTACCTTATACCGCGTAGGAAAGCAGTGATCGCCACTAAGGATAATGATCTTTATTTTGAGTCCCGTAGGGCGGAGCTGGAAAAAGCAGCAGCAGAATCAGTCATGGCAGCAGAAAAACGCAAGCAGGCGCTGATAGCCCTAGGTAGTGTGACGATTACGGCAAAGGTTGGTGTTGAAGGAAAACTGTTTGGATCAGTTGGGGCAGCAGATATTACAAACGCTTTAACTAGGGCTGGATTTGAAATAGATAAAAAGGAAATACGATTGCCCTATGGATCTTTACGGCAAATTGGTGAGTATGAGCTAGAGGTTCATTTGTACTCGGGTATAATAGCCCCTATTAAAGTGGTAGTGGCAGGCGAAGAATAA
- the dnaB gene encoding replicative DNA helicase, with amino-acid sequence MPEFSYREKEAEFSELKVPPHSVEAEQSVLGGLLLDNKAWDQIGDLLRPDDFYRQDHRLLFQSISELIEQSQPCDVITLSEQLKNKQLLEGAGNLAYITSLARNTPTAANIKAYADVVRERSILRQLIRVGTDIANSAYQPEGRNSRELLDEAEKRVFEIADQGTRSQRNFVDMKNLLSKVVDRIDQLFEKDSPITGLSSGFADFDELTSGLQQADLVIAAGRPSMGKTAFAMNIAEHVAIKRRIPVAVFSMEMPGEQLAMRMMSSLGHIDQHRVRTGRLEEDDWPRLTSAVSLLSEAPIFIDDTPALSPTELRARARRLMREQGGLGLILIDYLQLMQVPGHRENRVTEISEISRNLKTLAKELNIPVLALSQLNRSLEQRPNKRPVMSDLRESGAIEQDADVIVFIYRDEVYHEDSPDKGTAEIIVSKQRNGPIGTVRLTFRGQYTRFENYARDIYETR; translated from the coding sequence ATGCCAGAGTTCTCCTATCGGGAGAAGGAAGCTGAGTTTAGCGAGCTGAAGGTTCCTCCTCACTCAGTAGAAGCCGAGCAGTCAGTATTAGGTGGGTTATTATTAGATAATAAGGCGTGGGATCAGATTGGTGATCTTCTCAGGCCCGATGATTTTTACCGCCAAGATCACCGCCTTTTATTTCAATCCATTAGTGAGCTGATTGAACAATCGCAGCCCTGTGATGTCATCACTCTCTCAGAGCAGCTTAAGAATAAGCAATTATTGGAAGGGGCGGGTAACTTAGCTTATATCACAAGCTTAGCTCGCAATACTCCTACAGCAGCCAATATCAAAGCCTATGCAGATGTGGTACGCGAGCGTTCTATATTACGTCAATTGATTCGTGTAGGTACTGATATTGCTAATAGTGCTTACCAGCCAGAAGGGCGAAATAGCCGCGAACTGCTAGATGAGGCTGAGAAACGGGTATTTGAAATTGCTGATCAAGGGACTCGCAGTCAACGGAATTTCGTTGATATGAAAAATCTGCTAAGCAAAGTAGTGGATCGGATTGACCAGCTATTTGAAAAAGACAGCCCAATTACCGGGCTTTCATCTGGGTTTGCTGATTTTGATGAGCTTACTTCAGGTTTACAACAAGCCGATTTGGTGATAGCCGCAGGTAGACCATCAATGGGTAAAACCGCCTTTGCAATGAATATCGCTGAGCACGTGGCTATTAAGCGTCGGATACCGGTGGCTGTATTTAGTATGGAAATGCCTGGGGAACAATTGGCGATGCGTATGATGTCCTCTCTGGGGCATATTGATCAGCATCGGGTAAGAACGGGACGCTTAGAGGAAGATGATTGGCCACGGCTAACGTCGGCAGTAAGCTTGTTAAGCGAAGCGCCTATTTTTATCGACGATACTCCGGCCCTTTCACCCACTGAGCTTCGAGCGCGGGCACGGAGATTGATGCGAGAGCAAGGGGGGTTAGGTTTGATCCTAATTGATTATCTACAGCTAATGCAGGTTCCTGGTCATCGAGAAAATCGGGTTACTGAGATTTCTGAAATCTCACGTAATCTTAAAACGCTTGCTAAAGAACTTAATATACCGGTACTAGCCCTATCTCAATTAAACCGCAGTCTAGAGCAGCGACCTAACAAGCGTCCAGTAATGTCGGATTTACGGGAATCAGGGGCTATTGAGCAGGATGCAGATGTTATCGTATTTATTTATCGAGACGAAGTATACCATGAAGATAGCCCTGATAAAGGGACGGCTGAGATTATCGTTAGTAAGCAGCGTAATGGTCCTATTGGGACTGTGCGTTTAACTTTCCGAGGTCAATACACCCGCTTTGAAAATTATGCCCGAGATATTTATGAAACGAGATAA